A single genomic interval of Armigeres subalbatus isolate Guangzhou_Male chromosome 1, GZ_Asu_2, whole genome shotgun sequence harbors:
- the LOC134211224 gene encoding uncharacterized protein LOC134211224, translated as MNSESNSSTKVEMMDQADEAGTSVSPLSNLLCRTCRKPQDQPAVPVEAVLDFHGKSLSDMIFELTEIMVNYDANLPQFICLECVEDLRSAYNFRQRCIDSNEMFLNELNVALGQDSIPADPSELILKVEQSDPELSEINQNETFEDQSSFDFEAEPVNDIECSPPGLKKRRREKRNTLSGLARTYIVKKEDRHCCFIDPQSRCKYFQEILEMGNFVRHFRVVHCEEAKSKGFLPQGTPNIKKYESRYSRIATRYIVEHENRYFCEIDPSSLCIYSQNKEDLVLGNFIRHFRLVHTDVAEKKGLMRGALPTERVSDARIIRRDWKESPAKLVSIAGRYIRKSEDGKFYCAIDEQSSCKFSRQRANVTGFLQHFRVAHPKAATSKIFSLQSLDNEDEVPSPESSLKQEKAL; from the exons ATGAACAGCGAGAGCAACAGCAGCACAAAGGTCGAAATGATGGACCAAGCCGATGAAGCTGGCACAAGTGTATCGCCTCTCAGTAATTTACTGTGTCGGACGTGTCGGAAGCCGCAGGATCAACCCGCCGTTCCCGTTGAAGCGGTGCtggatttccacgggaaatccctCTCCGACATGATTTTCGAACTGACGGAAATAATGGTCAACTATGATGCGAATCTTCCTCAGTTCATTTGTTTGGAATGTGTTGAGGATCTGCGGTCGGCGTACAACTTCCGACAGCGATGCATCGATTCGAATGAGATGTTCCTAAATGAGCTGAATGTCGCCTTGGG TCAAGATTCGATTCCTGCCGATCCCAGTGAGTTGATATTGAAGGTGGAGCAAAGTGATCCAGAGCTATCGGAAATAAACCAAAATGAAACCTTTGAGGATCAGTCAAGCTTTGACTTTGAAGCTGAGCCGGTGAACGATATCGAATGCAGTCCGCCAGGattgaagaaaagaagaagagaaaagaGGAATACACTTAGCGGACTGGCAAGGACGTACATAGTGAAGAAGGAGGATCGCCATTGTTGCTTCATAGATCCCCAAAGCAGATGCAAATATTTCCAGGAGATCTTGGAGATGGGTAATTTCGTTCGGCACTTCCGTGTGGTACATTGTGAAGAAGCTAAGAGCAAAGGATTTTTGCCACAAGGTACGCCGAATATAAAAAAGTATGAGTCGAGATATTCTAGAATTGCGACTAGGTACATAGTGGAGCACGAAAACCGCTATTTCTGTGAAATAGATCCATCTAGTTTATGCATTTATTCGCAGAATAAAGAGGATTTAGTTTTGGGTAATTTTATTCGACATTTCCGATTAGTGCACACAGATGTGGCGGAGAAAAAAGGTTTGATGCGTGGTGCGTTGCCAACAGAACGCGTGTCCGATGCACGTATCATAAGGCGTGATTGGAAGGAATCTCCTGCAAAGCTTGTTTCGATTGCCGGGAGGTATATAAGGAAGTCCGAAGACGGCAAATTCTATTGTGCGATAGACGAGCAGAGCTCCTGCAAATTCTCGCGGCAAAGGGCAAATGTAACGGGCTTTCTACAGCATTTCCGGGTTGCGCATCCGAAAGCAGCCACGTCTAAAATTTTCTCTCTTCAATCGCTGGATAATGAAGATGAAGTCCCTTCGCCTGAATCGTCACTCAAACAGGAAAAGGCCCTttaa
- the LOC134218634 gene encoding uncharacterized protein LOC134218634, whose protein sequence is MQHLIAAESTCYGITAKDARSLAYQLAEKNNKKHPFNKSTMLAGTDWLQSFRKRHPELSLRTPEATSAARAQGFNRVSVNSFFELLEKQLESGKFPPSRIYNVDETSVLTVQTKKSKVLALKGRRQVGCITSADRGVLSTACMCVSAAGHFLPPMLIFPRSRLTDQLKKGAPAESVFSCNGSGWMTIADFNIWFNHFLAQTRPSPQAPVLLLLDGHVSHVKNLTLDENYSLIEKARNNNVTILCFPPHCSHKLQPLDVAFMGPFKTNVSISIEKYLKQNPGKVVTLNEISSLVGNAFSQTSVPATAINGFRKTGIVPFNKYIFNETDFAPSMVTDVPIEDDGDSDGPFLGFEDDMNRMPSVQAPVEFTSNIQHATSQVRPSKRLTSSVSHS, encoded by the exons ATGCAACATTTAATTGCTGCGGAGTCTACTTGCTACGGAATTACTGCTAAGGATGCGAGAAGCTTGGCGTATCAACTCGCggagaaaaacaataaaaaacatcCGTTCAACAAGTCCACAATGCTAGCAGGTACCGACTGGTTGCAATCTTTTAGAAAACGACATCCGGAGCTTTCATTACGCACACCGGAGGCAACATCGGCTGCCCGAGCTCAAGGATTCAATCGAGTGTCCGTTAATTCCTTTTTCGAGCTGCTGGAGAAACAGTTGGAATCGGGAAAATTTCCTCCGAGTCGTATTTACAATGTCGATGAAACCTCCGTGTTGACA GTACAAACTAAGAAATCGAAAGTGCTCGCCCTCAAAGGAAGGAGACAAGTAGGTTGTATTACTTCCGCGGATCGAGGGGTTCTGTCGACGGCATGTATGTGCGTTTCGGCAGCGGGACATTTCCTTCCACCCATGCTGATCTTCCCACGATCACGCTTAACGGATCAGTTAAAGAAAGGAGCACCCGCGGAGAGCGTTTTCAGCTGTAATGGATCGGGATGGATGACCATAGCAGATTTCAACATATGGTTTAACCATTTTTTGGCACAGACCCGTCCTAGTCCACAGGCTCCTGTGTTGCTTCTATTGGACGGTCATGTATCCCACGTTAAAAATTTGACacttga cgagaattactcacttATTGAAAAAGCTCGTAATAACAATGTTACCATCCTCTGTTTTCCGCCTCACTGCAGCCACAAGCTGCAGCCTTTAGATGTGGCCTTTATGGGCCCTTTCAAAACTAATGTTTCAATAtctattgaaaaatatttgaaacagaatcctggaaaggttgTAACGTTGAACGAAATCAGCAGTTTGGTTGGAAATGCTTTTTCACAGACATCTGTTCCTGCCACTGCTATAAACGGATTCAGAAAAACTGGCATAGTGCCATTCAATAAGTATATATTTAACGAAACCGACTTCGCTCCTTCTATGGTAACGGATGTTCCAATAGAAGATGATGGTGATTCTGATGGACCATTTTTAGGATTCGAAGATGATATGAATAGAATGCCGTCTGTACAAGCACCTGTTGAGTTCACATCAAACATTCAACATGCAACATCACAAGTCCGTCCAAGTAAAAGACTTACCTCATCTGTGTCACACAGCTAA
- the LOC134218650 gene encoding uncharacterized protein LOC134218650: MQSGSESVKDKTVLNLTETPCEICGPSTHDEEMVGCDGCSGWFHSRCVGIAEGNLPKKWFCPSDACQEMAKESQKKKTVKKHQTRSQREADESDKSSKNAYLAVSSVEAKVRALEERQKQQMEELEVEMQLRKKKKEMQRALERKKAEMELQMHAEEEEEQRAWQAEMLQKKKEQMDRMKASQKSFERQMAAMDKEMADLSASKVPKTSSKYVGDDLRAGTSSKTQQNVLKLTQKNVKMLAEDDEDTEEEDEDTDEEEEAESSSRSSESSLEKGAKRRDSRKKRVVKGSQVGLGQQQTGPTKAQLAARKGLTYKLPKFSGKPAQWPLFYAAYKASNDACGYMNHENLMRLQEALEGDALELVSGQLLLPESIPRVLEKLRRHYGRPEQLLESLLDKVNRLDPPKPDNLRSFVPFGNTVEQLCGHLEAADLRQHLVNPLLIKSLVAKLPDREKREWVHYRRGRGETTLRTLTDFLMDIVADACEANVDVEFKPSHPLKGAPQAGKRRSKERGGLYLHSEASSSNVTANERLLRPCNYCRGTSHRLRHCAEFKKLRYTERLKLVNRENCVTCVSTNTEASEFHNPLMHPVGNVVGMSAHIRTNFTVMFRIVPVQLYCGGKSATVLAFLDEGASVTLVEKKLADRLGAVGVQERLTIRWTGNVSRVEDTRRMNLWASGTSTSAGGKMLLHTVHTVGKLMLPHQMLDSEELVAQYEHMRGLQIESYDGQPQLLIGANNIHSFALWKRRWAPQWNRSRFEPNSHITNDDLHELLKSHYALEESVVAIPQETAEERRAREILERTTRRVGDRFETGLLWKADDPRFPDSFPMALRRMKQLENKLGKIQCCMRTFADK, encoded by the exons ATGCAATCCGGTTCCGAATCCGTGAAGGACAAAACGGTCCTAAATCTCACGGAAACGCCATGCGAAATATGTGGCCCGTCAACGCATGATGAGGAAATGGTAGGGTGTGACGGTTGTTCGGGATGGTTCCATTCCCGTTGCGTAGGCATCGCCGAGGGCAATTTGCCGAAAAAGTGGTTTTGCCCAAGCGACGCCTGTCAGGAGATGGCCAAGGAGTCTCAGAAGAAGAAGACCGTCAAGAAGCATCAGACCCGTAGCCAGAGAGAAGCCGATGAATCCGACAAATCCAGCAAGAATGCCTATTTAGCTGTCTCTAGTGTGGAAGCAAAGGTGCGTGCACTAGAGGAGCGACAGAAGCAGCAGATGGAGGAGCTGGAGGTTGAAATGCAGCtgcggaagaagaagaaggagatgcAGCGTGCTCTGGAGCGGAAGAAGGCGGAGATGGAGCTGCAAATGCAtgccgaagaagaagaagagcagaGGGCCTGGCAAGCCGAGATGCTTcagaagaagaaggagcagaTGGATCGGATGAAAGCAAGTCAGAAGTCATTCGAGAGGCAAATGGCGGCCATGGACAAGGAGATGGCAGATCTTTCGGCTTCCAAGGTGCCCAAGACGTCGTCGAAATATGTTGGTGACGATCTACGAGCGGGAACTTCCAGCAAAACTCAACAAAATGTGTTGAAGCTGACCCAGAAGAACGTCAAGATGCTGGCAGAAGACGACGAGGACACCGAAGAGGAAGACGAGGATACCGATGAGGAAGAAGAAGCGGAATCATCGAGCCGTAGCTCCGAGTCATCTCTGGAGAAGGGAGCCAAACGGCGCGATTCGCGGAAGAAGCGGGTGGTGAAAGGAAGCCAAGTTGGGCTAGGACAACAGCAGACCGGACCGACAAAGGCGCAGCTGGCCGCAAGAAAGGGGCTAACATACAAGCTCCCAAAGTTCTCGGGAAAACCAGCGCAGTGGCCATTGTTCTACGCGGCCTACAAAGCGTCCAACGATGCCTGTGGCTATATGAACCACGAAAACCTGATGAGGCTGCAGGAAGCGCTCGAAGGTGACGCACTCGAGCTGGTGTCAGGCCAGCTACTACTGCCGGAGTCGATACCGAGGGTCCTGGAAAAGCTGCGTCGGCATTATGGTCGCCCGGAGCAACTGCTCGAGAGTTTGCTGGACAAGGTGAACAGGTTGGACCCCCCTAAGCCGGACAACCTCCGGAGCTTTGTTCCTTTTGGGAATACGGTGGAGCAGCTGTGCGGCCATCTTGAGGCAGCCGATCTGCGGCAGCACCTCGTGAATCCGCTGCTGATCAAATCGCTGGTTGCTAAGCTGCCGGATCGGGAAAAGCGCGAGTGGGTCCACTATCGGAGGGGCCGAGGAGAGACGACGCTGCGGACGCTGACGGACTTCCTGATGGACATCGTAGCGGATGCCTGCGAAGCCAACGTAGACGTGGAGTTCAAGCCGTCGCATCCTCTAAAAGGAGCTCCCCAAGCGGGGAAAAGAAGGTCCAAGGAAAGAGGAGGTCTGTATCTCCACAGCGAAGCCAGCAGTTCCAATGTCACCGCAAACGAGAGACTGCTGAGGCCGTGCAACTACTGTCGCGGAACGAGCCACCGGCTGCGACACTGTGCGGAGTTCAAAAAGCTGCGGTACACCGAGCGCCTGAAGCTGGTCAATCGCGAAAACTGTGTCACGTGTGTCTCAACGAACACGGAGGCCAGT GAGTTCCACAATCCGCTGATGCACCCAGTCGGAAACGTGGTCGGGATGAGTGCGCATATCCGGACAAACTTCACGGTCATGTTCCGCATTGTTCCGGTACAACTGTACTGCGGTGGGAAGTCTGCTACAGTATTGGCGTTCCTGGACGAAGGCGCTTCCGTCACGCTGGTGGAGAAAAAGCTCGCCGATCGCCTGGGCGCGGTCGGAGTACAAGAGCGGCTGACCATTAGATGGACCGGCAATGTCTCCAGAGTGGAAGATACGCGGAGGATGAATCTGTGGGCATCGGGCACGAGTACCAGTGCGGGCGGCAAGATGTTACTGCATACCGTCCACACAGTCGGAAAGCTGATGCTGCCACATCAGATGTTGGACAGTGAAGAACTTGTTGCACAGTACGAGCACATGCGGGGTTTGCAGATCGAGTCGTACGATGGACAGCCGCAGTTGCTCATTGGAGCAAACAATATCCACTCGTTTGCCCTTTGGAAGCGAAGGTGGGCACCCCAATGGAACCGATCGCGGTTCGAACCAAACTCG CATATTACCAACGACGACCTACACGAGTTGCTCAAAAGCCACTACGCGTTGGAAGAATCGGTGGTGGCGATACCGCAGGAAACAGCAGAAGAGAGGCGTGCTCGAGAAATATTGGAGCGTACAACGAGACGAGTCGGCGATCGTTTCGAAACTGGGCTGCTGTGGAAGGCAGATGATCCACGGTTCCCGGACAGCTTCCCAATGGCCCTGCGAAGGATGAAGCAGCTGGAGAACAAACTCGGAAAAATCCAGTGCTGCATGAGAACGTTTGCCGACAAATAG